Sequence from the Candidatus Eremiobacteraceae bacterium genome:
TTCTACCGGACCGAAGGCGTAGCTGTGCCCCAACACCTCGAACGTGCCCGTGTGGATGACCACGCCGACCAATCCGAGCAGCAACACCAGTCCGCCGGCGCCGTTGTAGATGAGATAACTCCAGGCCGCCCTTCGCGCGTCGGCCGAACCGGCGTAGCCGACGAGCAGCAAGAACACCGGAATCAGCATGAGATCCCAGTAGACGTAGAACAGCAGCAGGTCGCCGGCGGTGAAAAGTCCGAGCAGCGTGGTCTCAAAGATTAAAAGCAAGCACAAGAATCCGCGCAGCCGCCGGGCATCGGCGTAGCTGAACGCGGCCCAGACGGCTGCAACCGACACGAGCGTGGTCAACAGGACGAAGAATAGGCTAAGGCCATCGACGCGGACGTGGTATGCCGCCGTCCACGCGCCGGAGATCCAGGGCAGCGATTGCTCGAGGACCTGGCCCCGGCCGACGGCCAGGAGCCCGAGGCTCAGGACAAACGTGGCGACGGCGCCGAGCAGCGCCACACCTTTGAGCGCGCTAGTGGCGCCGCGCGGAACGATGAGCAACGCCACGGCGGTGACGAGCGGCAGGAAGACGACGTAGTCGATCATCATCGCGCGATCGCCGCCTCAGACGACTGGCCTGCGTGTATGACAAAAGCGTAGTACGCGAGCAGTAGCACGACGCCGATCGCTATCGTCAGGCCGTAGCGGCGCAGCTGGCCCGATTCCCACCAGCGGGCGGCATCGCCCAGCGAGGTCGTCGCACCGGTCAACGCGCGAGGAATGCCGCTGATGACAGCAGGCTCGAAGAACTTGGCGCAAAAAGCAGCGAGCGCATACGCAGGCACTTCAACAACCACGTGATAGACGGCGTCCAAATAGTAGGCGTTGAGCAACAGCTCTCGTGGGCCGGCCAACACGCGCTTGAAATCATCGCGCAGACTCGGCCGGACGACATAGAGCGCGTACGCGGACGCGATGCCGGCGACCGCAAGCAAGAACATGCCGGCGGCGAGGGGCCAGTTCAATTCGGCGATGCTCGGCGCGCGGCCGGTGCCGGCAAGACCGTAGAGCGACAGCTTGCCGAACGATCCGCCGAGGAACGCAGCAAGCGGCGATGCGAAAAAACCGCCGATGGCTGCCATAGCGGCCAGCACCATAACCGGCACGTTCATGGTGAACACTTGGTCGGCGTGCGGTTCGTGCTCGCCGCGATACGTGCCGGCGAAAGTGAGGAACAGCAGCCGGAACATGTAGAAGGCGGTGAGCAGCGCGGCCACGATGAGAAGCCCAGTCAGGACGGGTTGGTGCAGCGCTAACCCCGCGTCGATGATGGAATCCTTCGAGAAGAAGCCGGCGAACGGCGGAACGCCGGAAATGGCCACGGTCCCGATGGCGAACGTCCAGAACGCGAGCGGCATCTTCTTCGCCAAGCCGCCCATCTTGCGGATGTCTTGTTCGCCGCCCAAGTTGTGGATGACGATGCCGGCTGCCAAGAAGAGAAGCGCCTTGAAGAACGCGTGCGTGAGGAAATGAAATGTGCCTGCCGCGTACGCGCCGGCCCCGACGGCGAAGATCATATAGCCGATCTGGCTCATCGTGGAATACGCGAGCACGCGTTTGATGTCGTACTGCACGCACCCGATGGTGGCGGCGAACAGCGCCGATACCGCGCCGACGATGGCGACGGTTTCCGCCGCGGCCGGAGCGTGATCGTAGATGGGATAACAGCGCGCCACGAGGTAGACGCCCGCCGTCACCATGGTGGCCGCGTGAATGAGGGCGCTCACCGGAGTCGGGCCTTCCATCGCGTCGGGCAGCCACGTGTGCAACGGCAATTGCGCGGACTTGGCTACCGCGCCCACGAGAAGCCAGATGCCGATCCACGTCAACGCCGGCGCGCCGATGACTGCAACCCGCGAGAACACACCGTCAAACGAAACGCTGCCCGCGTGCGCGAACATCAAGAACATCGCGATCATGATGCCGACGTCGCCGATGACGTTCATGATTAGCGCTTTGCGCGCTGCGAGCACCGCGACCGGGCGGTCGTAATAAAATCCGATCAGCAAGTACGACGCGAGTCCGACGCCGCCCCAGCCGACGAGCAGCCACAAAAAGTTGTCGGACATCACGAGCAGCAGCATCGTGAAGACGAAGAGGTTCATGTAGGCGAAAAACGTGCGGTAGTCGCGGTCGTGAGCCATGTAGCCGGCCGAATAGAGGTGGATGAGGAATCCGACGCCGGTGATGACGAGCATCCACGTGAGCGCGAGGGGATCGACGAGCAATCCAAACGGAATCGAAAGCGGGCCGATGTGCGCCCAGGTCCCAAGCGTGGTGTGAAGAGCCTGCGCATTCGCCGGCTGATTACCGAGCGTCCATGCCACGATCTTGGTGAGGGCGAACGCGACGAGCATCACCGAATTGCCAATGATCGCCGACGCCGCGCGGGGCATGTAGGGTCCGACGAGCGCGATGAGCACCGCGCCCAGGAGAGGCAGAAACAGGATCGTCAGCGAGAGAGCGGTGAGGGTATCCATCAGCCTCTCATCACCGAGATGTCATCCACGTCGACCTCAGCGCGATGCCGGAACACCATGACGACGATGGCGAGCGCGATCGCCGCTTCAGCCGCCGCGACCGTGATGACGATGAAGACGAAGATCTGGCCGGACATGTCGCCGAAATTGCGGGCGAATGCGGCGAAGGCCAGGTTTCCGGCATTCCACATCAGCTCGACCGACATCAACATGGTGATCGGATTGCGGCGCACCAGAAAACCGACGAGCCCGATGACGAACAGCACCGCCGCAAGGGTGAGGTAGTCGGTGAGCGGGACCTGCGGCATTTTAGAATCGCACCTCTTTGCGTCCGGCCATCAGCACGACGCCGATGATGGCCACGAGCAATATGACGGCCGTCGCTTCGAACGCGAACAAGTGCGTCGTGAGCAACTCCTGGCCGAACGACGGCACGGTGCCGAAGTCGGCCGGCGGAGAGGCGGCCGACGCAGCCCACGCCGCGCGGACGCCGATCGCCATGAGGGCGAGCGCCGCGATGCCGGATAGGATCGAAGGCACGGTTTGGAACGCAAGCCGGCCCTCGCCGCGGTCGACCGGTTGATTGCCGATGGTCAACAGCGCGATGACGAAAAGAAAGAGCACCAGGATCGCGCCTGCGTAGATGATGATCTGCATCATCGCGAGGAACTCGGCCGAAAGCGTGAGGAAAAGCACGGCGAGTGCCGCGAAATTCACGATGAGGCCCACGACCGAGTGGACCGGCTGTCTGCTCGACACCACCGCGATGGCGGTGAAGACCAGCACCGCCGCACAGACCCAGTAAAGCACAAGCATTAAGCTGCTCCGCCGTCCGGCGCGGAAGGCTGGACCGGTGCCGGCGTCACGCCGGGGTCGGTCTGAACGGCGGACTCCGTGTTCGCCATGTGCTGTATGAACTGGTCCTTCACCAACAGCTTGTCCTTGCCGAAGATCAGCCGCTCGCGCGTGTAATCGGCGATGTCGAAGCGTGGCGTCAACACGATGGCGTCGGTCGGACACGCCTCCTCGCACCACCCGCAGAAGATGCAGCGGAGCATGTCGATCTCGTAGCGGTAGCCATATCGTTCGCCGGGTGACGTCGGGTTGGCAGGATCGTTCTCTGCTCCGATGACCGTGATGGCGTTGGCGGGGCAGGCGACCGCGCACAATTCACACCCGATGCAGCGCTCGAGTCCGTCGTCGTATTTGCGCAATTCGTGCACGCCGCGAAAGCGCTCCGGGTGCGGGTATGGTTCGCGCGGGTAGTCGATGGTCGACTTTTTCTTGAACAGATACTTGAGCGTGGTCGCGTGCCCGGTCACGATTCCCCGCACCGCATCGAAGAAATTCATGCGTTACCTTTCCACAGCGCGACGATGGTGGCCGTCACCAACACGTTCAGCACCGCGACAGGCAGCAGCACCTTCCACCCGAACGCCATGAGACGGTCGTAGCGAAGGCGCGGCAGGGTGGCGCGCATCCAGATGAGGACGAATAAGAAGAAGCAGACTTTCAACACGAACCAGACGACGGACAGATACGGCAGCGACGTCAAGAACGGGCCATCCCCGCCTCCGAGAAACAACAGCGTGGCGATGCACGAGACCGTGATCATGTTGATGTATTCCGCGACGAAGAACGTGCCGAACCGGAGGCTCGAATACTCCGTGTGAAATCCGGCCACAAGCTCGGTCTCGGCCTCGGGCAAGTCGAACGGCGCGCGATTGGTCTCCGCGGTTGCGGTGACGAAGTAGATGAGAAAGCCGACGAACTGAGGGATGACGTACCACAAGTGATGTGCCGACTGCGCCGCCGTGATGCCGTTAAGATTGGTCGTACCCGCAAGCAGCAGCACGCCGATTATGGAGAGGCCCATCGCAAGCTCGTACGAGATCATCTGGGCGGTGGAGCGAATGGCGCCCAGCAGCGGCCATTTCGATTGCGATGCCCAGCCTCCAAGCGCGATGCCGTAGACACCGAGCGACGCCGCGGCCAACACGAAGAGTATGCCGACGTTCAGGTCCGCGATGGCGATCGGGCTGCCATCGGGGAACGTGCCGAACGGAATCACCGCGTACGCGAGTACGGCCGTCAAGACTCCGATCGCCGGCGCGAAGCGGTAAAGCAGCGGATCGGCGTCTGCCGGTGTGAGATCTTCCTTTAAGACGAGCTTGACGGCATCCGCCGCCGGCTGGAGCAGACCCCACGGGCCGCACCAGATCGGGCCGAGCCGCATCTGGAACCACGCCAAGATCTTGCGCTCGAACAGCATGAGGTACGCGAATGACGTGATGACGATGAAGATGAGCACGCCGGATTTTATCGCGACGACGATCGCGAACTTGGTCCACGGATCCGCCAGGAGACCGGTCATGCGCTCGCCTGCGCTTCCACGCCTGAGCCGGCAGCGGTCACGCGCCCGAATCCGGATTCGTCGAGCAGCTTGTTGACGGGCGCCTCGGGCATCCCGGCGAGCACGAGCACGAAACCTTGCCGCACATCGTGCGCGATGCGCGTCGCCACGTCGATCGAACCGCCCTTGCCCGTCAGCGTGACGCGATCGCCGTCGGCGACGCCGACGCGGCTTGCGTCGGAGGGATGAAACACCGCATAGGGAGCGGGCCGCATACCCGCGGTTCCAGGGTCGAACGCGACGCCGCCGCCGCCGGCGTAGAGATGCGGAACCGGGATCACGGTGAATGTGCCGTCGCCGGCATTCGCCAGCGCCGGCGGTGTGTCGGCCGATGGGCGCGCAAGCCCAGCGCCATGCACGTGCGCGGAGTGCGCGGCGGTCTCGGCTTGGCCCAACTGGGCGAATAGCACATCCGGGTCGGCGCTCAGCGCGTCGCCGCGGCCGATAGCGCCGGCGAGCGCTGCGATGAGTTGGGCGTCGTCGCGCACTTGGATGGGCGGATCGATGGCGGCGGCGAACGCTTGGCGGCGTCCTTCGAGATTGGTGACGTGGCCGCGCTTTTCGGCGAACGACGCCGCCGCGAATACGACGTCGGCGTAGGCCGCCGTTTCCGTCATGACTTGATCGGCGACTGCGAGGAACGGAATCTTTTCGAACGCGCGGCGCGCGAGATCGCCGTCGGAGAACGTGAGCGCGGGATTTGCACCCACGACGAGGAGCGCGTCGAGTTTACCTTCGGCTGCCGCCGCGAGCATCTGCGATGTGGTCATCCCCGGCGCGCCGGAAGCGGCCGCGTAGCCGGGACCAAGGTTGGGCACGCAGCCTGCGGCTTCGGCGCCGCGCGCATTGCCCGTCGCTCCGACGACGAGCACGCCGACCGGGTGATCGTAACGGTGCAACGTCTCCATCAACCGCTCGAGCGCTTCGGCACTGCGCGGATCGTGACCGTCGTGGATAGCGACGATCTTCTCCGACGACGTCAGCTCTTTCGCGATCTCGGCGACGAAGCCGTCAGCCGGCTCTTCCTTACCATGGTGAACGACGTCGGCGAGCTTGTCAAAAAGACCGGCGATCTCGGCGGGCGGATATTCCACGTAATGGGCTTCGACCGGCAGCTCCGGCCGGTACGGTCCGACGTACACGAGCTTGGCGTGGCGGCGCGCCACCGCCCGTCGAATTCGCAGATCGAGGATGGGCGCTTGTTCCGGCGTCAGTGCGCCGAACATCAAGATCAGCGATGCGTCGTCGAGGTCGGTGAGATGCGCGCCAAACCGGGCGGGCGAAGCGAATTTCTGCGCGTGCGCCCGATGATCGATGTTGTTGGTGCCGAGAACGTCGCGTGCGAATTTCTGCAGCGCGAACGCCTCTTCGTCGGATAGTCTGCCGCCGCCGATGATGCCGACACGCCCGGCCTTCGCGGCCGCGGCGAGCCGCGGCGCCGCGAGCGCGACCGCATCGGCGAACGCGACGTCGGACCGGCCGGCGTCGTCCGTCACCGACGGCATGCGCAGACGGTCCGGCGTGTAGAGGTAGTTGAACGTGTAGCGTCCCCGGTCGCACAGCCAGCCGTCGTCGATGGCGGTGTTCTCGCGCGTGAACGTGCGCATGATGCGTCCGAAGCGAGTGTCGATGCGGAAATTGCACCCGACCGAGCATTGGGTGCACACGGAATCGGCGTGGCCGAGGTCCCAGGGCCGCGAGCGGAAACGATAGGCCTTGCTCGTCAGCGCGCCGACCGGGCAGATCTCGGTCGTGTTGCCCGAAAAGTACGAAGTGTACTCGCCGCCGTTGCGCGTCGCGATCAACGATCCGTAACCGCGATCTTCGACGATGAGGTTGCGTTCTTGCGCGATCTCGTCGTCGAAGCGCGTGCAGCGCCTGCACAAAATGCAGCGCTCTTCGTCGAGCACGATCGTGGGCCCGAGGTCGACCCTCTTGGGCTTGTGCAACTTAGGCTCGGTCAGCCGGCTTTCGCCGGGCCCGTACGACATCGTGAAATCCTGCAGATCGCACTCGCCGCCCTTGTCGCAGATCGGACAGTCCAGCGGATGGTTGAGCAAGAGGAATTCAAGCACGCCCTTGCGCGCCTCGGCCACCTTCGCCGACGACGTATGTACGACCATGCCTTCGGTCACGCGCGTCGCGCAAGCGATCTGAAGCTTCGGCATCTTCTCGATCTCGACGAGGCAGATGCGGCACAGGCCCGCCGGTTCGAGTTTGGGATGATAGCAATAGACCGGGATCTGCGTGCCCAATCGCTTGGCCGCTTCCACGACCAGCATGCCGTCGGGAACCGCAAACGTGTTGCCGTCGATCGTGACGTTGACCGTCCGCGGGTTAACGGGAGTGCCGCTCACGCCGCGCTCTCCTTACGCAGGCGCAGCGGGCAAGCCGATTGGGTCACGTGCGCCTTGAACTCGTCGGGGAAGCGCGTCATCACCGACTGCAGGAACGGCATGATCGAATCGCCGAGCGCGCAGAGATTGGTGCCGGTGATCGTCCGGTTGATGGTTCCGAGGATGCGCAGATCCTGTTCCGATCCTTCGCCGGCTTCCAGGCGCGCGACCATGCGGTGCACCCATTGCCCGCCCTCTCGGCACGGCGTGCACTGGCCGCACGATTCGTGTTCGTAAAAGCGGTTGAGCGTGACCGCCGAACGCACCATGCACGCGGTGTCGTCCATCACCACCACCGCGCCCGATCCCAGCATCGTTTTCTTAGCAGCGAGCGATTCGAAATCGATGCCGCAGTCGAGATCCTCTTCAAAGATCGCCGCCGATGATCCGCCGCCCGGCTGCACCGCTTTGATGCTCCGGCCCGGATTCAAGCCGCCAGCCCAGTCGAAGATCAATTCGCGGACCGTGATGCCCAGCGGGATCTCGTAATTGCCCGGACGCAGCACGTGACCGCTCACGGAGATAACTTTTGGCCCCGGCGACTTCTCGGTCCCGATCGCCGCAAACCACGGCGCGCCGCGCATGATGATATGCGGCACGTACATCAGGGTTTCGACGTTGTTGACGACGGTGGGCATGCTGTAGAGGCCGGCGTTCGCGGGGAACGGCGGCTTGAGCCGAGGTTCGCCGCGTTTTCCCTCGAGCGAGTTCAATTGGGCCGTCTCTTCGCCGCAGATGTACGCGCCCGCACCGCGATGCGCGACGATCTCTACCGAGTAACCGCTGCCCAAGATGTTTTGACCCACGAAGCCGGCGGCGTACGCTTCTGCCAGTGCCTTGCGGAAAGTCCTATAGCCCTGCAAGAATTCGCCGCGAATATAGATGAAGATCTGCTTGGCATTGATCGCGTAGGCGGAGATGATGAGCCCTTCGATGAGATTGAACGGCGAGTTCTCCAACAACATGCGGTCTTTGAACGTGCCCGGTTCGGCCTCGTCGGAGTTGCAGACGAGGTAGCGTGGACGGCCGTCCTTCGGGAGAAAACTCCACTTCTTGCCGGTCGGGAAGCCGGCGCCGCCGCGGCCGCGCAAATTCGAAGCGGAGATCTCGTTGACGATGGCCTCCGGCGTCATGTCGCGCATCGCTTTGGTCAACGCGTCAAAACCGCCGGTCTTGCGGTAGACCGCGAGATCGGTGAGATCGAGCGTGCCGAATCCTTTGGTCAGGACCGGTTCGAAGCTTGCCATCGACTACTCCGCGGGCAACGGCGATGCCGTGGACGATTGCGCGCGCCACTGGTCGAGCAGCGCGTCGAAAGTTGCCGGAGTGACGTCGTACACATACTCCAGATTGTGTTGCAGGCACGGCGCCTTGTCGCAGGCTGCGAGGCACTCCACTTCTTCGTACGTGAACATGCCGTCCGCGGTTGTTTCGAGATGGCCGACACCCAAGCGCTTTTTGATGTGCGCCTGAAGGTCGTCCGCACCGCGAAGCATGCACGCGAGAGTGCGGCAGACCTGGATCACGTGCTTACCGACGGGATGCCTGAACAGCAGACTGTAGAACGAAGCGATCGACTCCACCTCCGCCGGCGTGAGGCGCACGAGTTCCGCCGCATCGGCGATGGCCTGATCCGTGACAGAGCCGTCTTCTTCTTGACAGAACTGCAGAAAGGGTATGAGTGCGGAACGCCGGTCGGGATAGCGCGCGATGAGCTCGCCGCCGCGTTTTTCGCGCTGCGGCGTCATCGGTCGACCTCGCCGAACACAGGATCGAGGCTGCCGATGATGGCGACGACGTCCGCGATGAGATTACCGGGTGCAAGCGCCTTCAATGCCTGCAGGTTGTAGAACGACGGCGGACGCCAGCGCACGCGCCACGGCTTGTTCCCGCCGGCGCTCGTGACGTACATGCCGAGTTCGCCGCGCGGCGACTCGACCGCCTGATAGATTCGGCCTTCCGGCACGTTGAAGCCCGACGACACGAGCTTGAAGTGATGGATGAGCGCCTCCATGGAATGTTGGATATCGGTCTTCGGCGGCGGTACGATTTTCGGATCGTCGATGACAACCGGTCCGCCGGGAAATCTCTCGCGGCCCTGTTTGATGATGCGCCATGCCTGCTGCATCTCATCGAGCCGGACGACGAACCGCCCGTAGCAATCGCCGCCGTCGTGCACGCAGATGTCGAAGTCGTACGTTTCGTAGCCGCTGTACGGCAGCGCCTTGCGTACGTCATAGGCCACGCCGCTCGCCCGGAGGTTTGGTCCGGTCAGGCCCCACGCGATGGCGTCGGCTGCGGATATCCGCCCGACGCCGATCAAGCGGTCCATGATGATGACATTGTTTTCGAGGATGGTGCGCATGTCGGTCAAGCGCTCGGGAAACGACTTGATGAATTCGTCGAGGATATCGAGGAAGCCGGCGGGCACGTCGAGCGCTAGACCGCCGATCCGGAACCACGACTGATGCATGCGCGCGCCCGTGACGAATTCCATGATGCGCAGGATCTGTTCGCGCATCTCGAACGCGTACATGAAAATGGACTGCGCGCCGAGGTCCATCGCGTGCGTGCCGAGCTGCACGAGATTGCTCGCGATGCGCGTCAGCTCCGTGAAGATGACGCGAAGCACTTGGGCGCGCGGCGGGATGATGGCGTCGATGCCGAGCAGTTTTTCAACGGCCAACACGTAGCACAGGCTGTTGGAGAGCGGCGCGAGATAGTCGGCCCGGTCCACAACGGTGATGGCCTGTTGCCAGAAGAGATTTTCCGCTTGTTTTTCGATGCCGGTGTGGAGAAAGCCGATCTCGGATTCCGAGGTGACGACCGTTTCGCCGTCGAGCTTGAGCATGACGCGCAGCACGCCATGCGTGCTTGGATGCTGCGGACCCATGCTGATGACGAGCGTGTCGCGCTCATCGCCCTGCGAGACGATGAGATCCGGATTGTTGTCGAATTTCGAGAGATCGATGACGCTCACGATGGGGTCACCGGCGGAACGGATCCGGGCCTGCCTCCGGCCGCGAATCCACGATCGTGGCCGCGCAACGGATAGTCCTTGCGAAGCGGATGGCCCTGCCAGTCGTCGGGCATGAGGATGCGTGTCAGATTCGGATGCCCGTCGAAGCGAACGCCGAACAGATCGTAGACCTCGCGTTCGGGCCAATTCGCGGCTAGCCAGACGCCGCAGAGCGAAGGCACGGCCGGATCGGTGTCGTCGGGGAACACGCGCAATCGATAGCGCGGCGGATTGGTCACGAGCTTGGCGGTTTCGTCGAGCGCGATGAAGTGGTACGAGATCTCAAAACGCGGCGTGAGCGGGAGGTGATCCGTGGCGCCGATGTCGGCGAGCATGTTGAACCCTGCGGCGCGCAGCACATTGACCGCTGCGTGCAATCCGGCAGGCAGGATCGCCGCCTCATCCATATCGTCGGCGGATGCGGCTTCGAGGAGATTCTCGCCGAGCGCATCGCGCAGCCGCTCGAGAAGTGAGGCCATTCCGGCTCGATCGGGATGCGAGTGGAGGGTCTCAGACATTTTTGGCGAGCACCATCGCCTTGCCGCCGGCTTCGATCTGCTTGCGTAACTGCATGATGGCATAGATCAGCGCGTCCGGGCTCGGCGGGCAGCCGGGCACGTAGACATCGACCGGCAAGATGCGATCGACTCCGGGCAGGATCGCGTAATTGTCGAAAATGCCGCCGGTCGACGCACAGGCGCCCATCGAGATCACCCATTTCGGATCCGGCATCTGGTCGTAGAGATGGCGGAGGATGGGCGCCATCTTGTTGGCGACGCGGCCAGAGACGATCATGAGGTCGCTCTGGCGCGGCGACGACCGGAAAACTTCAGCGCCGAACCGTGACGTGTCATAGCGCGGAGAAACGATCGACATCATCTCGATGGCGCAGCAAGCGAGGCCCATGGTCATCGGCCAGATCGCCGATGTCCGCGCCCAGTTCGCGAATTCGTCGAGTTTGGTGGTGATGAAGGGCTGATGCGGGCTCATCTCCACGAGAAGCCGCCCTTCTTCCAAACATATGCGTAGCCGATTCCGAGCACGACGATGAACGTGACCATCTCAAGCAAACCGAACGAGCCGAGTTCCTTGAGCCGCACGGCCCACGGATAGAATGACGCGGCTTCGACATCGAAGATGACGAACAGCATGGCGACTAAATAGAACCGGACTGGGAAGCGCCCGATCATGGCCGACGTGGGCGGCACGCCGCACTCGTACGCTTCGAGTTTCGTCTTCGTCGGGCGCTTCGCGGTGAAGATGCCCGGCACGGCGCTGATGATCAGCGCGATGACCGCAGCAACGATGAAGAAGATTCCTACGGTCGCCCACGGTGATACTGGCACGCGTCTCTACTCTCCCGGCCTCAAGCAACAGCAACGATCGGAGTTCGCCCGCATAACGCGACTTTGTGAAATTTGTCCCAAAGTCCGGGGTTCGCCCCGAACCCTCGAAAACCTACGAAATCTATCGTCCTTTCCGCGTCCGCCTATCGGCGACGGGCTGTCCTCGTCGGGGACGCAGGCTCGCGTGCATCCGTGCACGCGAACCTGCTCGGCTGCGGAGCCGCTCTCGCCATCCTGGCTCCGCGGCTCCTTAGACGCCCCGCCCAAGAACAGCCCGTCGCCGATAGCGGAGCAACTAAAGGAACGAAAGGTCATCGCAGGTCGGCGTCAGAGAGTTTTCGGCCAGCCACGACGTGTTATATAATCGCGACAGGTATCGCGCGCCGCCGTCGCACAATATCGTGACGACGGTGTTGCCTTTTGGCAAGGTCTTTGCGATGCGCGCGGCTGCGGTGACATTGAGCGCGGCAGATCCGCCGAGCAGCAATCCTTCCTCGCGGACGAGATATTGCGCCATCTCTATCATGGCAAGATCGTCGACGCGGACGGCATCATCGGGTTTCGCCCGCTTGAAATTCTCTGTGATGCGTTTGATGCCGATGCCCTCGCTCACCGAGTCGCCTTCCACATCTAAAGTTCCCGATTTGACGTAACTGTAAAGCGCCGAGCCCATCGGGTCGGCCAACACCGTGCGGATCTGGGAATTGCGTTCCTTCAGATAGGCGGTGACGCCGGCGAACGTGCCTCCGGTGCCGCACGCGCAGACGAACGCATCGATTGTGCCGTGTGTCTGGTCCCATATCTCCGGACCGGTCGATTCGAAATGCCCGCGCCAGTTCGCGGTGTTGTTGAATTGGTCGGCCCAGATGGAATGAGGCGTTTTCTCAGCCGTGCGCCGCGCGACATGATAGTAGTTGGCGTCGTCAGTGAACGGCGCAGCCGGCACGACGCGCACGT
This genomic interval carries:
- the nuoH gene encoding NADH-quinone oxidoreductase subunit NuoH, producing the protein MTGLLADPWTKFAIVVAIKSGVLIFIVITSFAYLMLFERKILAWFQMRLGPIWCGPWGLLQPAADAVKLVLKEDLTPADADPLLYRFAPAIGVLTAVLAYAVIPFGTFPDGSPIAIADLNVGILFVLAAASLGVYGIALGGWASQSKWPLLGAIRSTAQMISYELAMGLSIIGVLLLAGTTNLNGITAAQSAHHLWYVIPQFVGFLIYFVTATAETNRAPFDLPEAETELVAGFHTEYSSLRFGTFFVAEYINMITVSCIATLLFLGGGDGPFLTSLPYLSVVWFVLKVCFFLFVLIWMRATLPRLRYDRLMAFGWKVLLPVAVLNVLVTATIVALWKGNA
- the nuoL gene encoding NADH-quinone oxidoreductase subunit L → MDTLTALSLTILFLPLLGAVLIALVGPYMPRAASAIIGNSVMLVAFALTKIVAWTLGNQPANAQALHTTLGTWAHIGPLSIPFGLLVDPLALTWMLVITGVGFLIHLYSAGYMAHDRDYRTFFAYMNLFVFTMLLLVMSDNFLWLLVGWGGVGLASYLLIGFYYDRPVAVLAARKALIMNVIGDVGIMIAMFLMFAHAGSVSFDGVFSRVAVIGAPALTWIGIWLLVGAVAKSAQLPLHTWLPDAMEGPTPVSALIHAATMVTAGVYLVARCYPIYDHAPAAAETVAIVGAVSALFAATIGCVQYDIKRVLAYSTMSQIGYMIFAVGAGAYAAGTFHFLTHAFFKALLFLAAGIVIHNLGGEQDIRKMGGLAKKMPLAFWTFAIGTVAISGVPPFAGFFSKDSIIDAGLALHQPVLTGLLIVAALLTAFYMFRLLFLTFAGTYRGEHEPHADQVFTMNVPVMVLAAMAAIGGFFASPLAAFLGGSFGKLSLYGLAGTGRAPSIAELNWPLAAGMFLLAVAGIASAYALYVVRPSLRDDFKRVLAGPRELLLNAYYLDAVYHVVVEVPAYALAAFCAKFFEPAVISGIPRALTGATTSLGDAARWWESGQLRRYGLTIAIGVVLLLAYYAFVIHAGQSSEAAIAR
- the nuoF gene encoding NADH-quinone oxidoreductase subunit NuoF, which encodes MASFEPVLTKGFGTLDLTDLAVYRKTGGFDALTKAMRDMTPEAIVNEISASNLRGRGGAGFPTGKKWSFLPKDGRPRYLVCNSDEAEPGTFKDRMLLENSPFNLIEGLIISAYAINAKQIFIYIRGEFLQGYRTFRKALAEAYAAGFVGQNILGSGYSVEIVAHRGAGAYICGEETAQLNSLEGKRGEPRLKPPFPANAGLYSMPTVVNNVETLMYVPHIIMRGAPWFAAIGTEKSPGPKVISVSGHVLRPGNYEIPLGITVRELIFDWAGGLNPGRSIKAVQPGGGSSAAIFEEDLDCGIDFESLAAKKTMLGSGAVVVMDDTACMVRSAVTLNRFYEHESCGQCTPCREGGQWVHRMVARLEAGEGSEQDLRILGTINRTITGTNLCALGDSIMPFLQSVMTRFPDEFKAHVTQSACPLRLRKESAA
- the nuoG gene encoding NADH-quinone oxidoreductase subunit NuoG, producing the protein MSGTPVNPRTVNVTIDGNTFAVPDGMLVVEAAKRLGTQIPVYCYHPKLEPAGLCRICLVEIEKMPKLQIACATRVTEGMVVHTSSAKVAEARKGVLEFLLLNHPLDCPICDKGGECDLQDFTMSYGPGESRLTEPKLHKPKRVDLGPTIVLDEERCILCRRCTRFDDEIAQERNLIVEDRGYGSLIATRNGGEYTSYFSGNTTEICPVGALTSKAYRFRSRPWDLGHADSVCTQCSVGCNFRIDTRFGRIMRTFTRENTAIDDGWLCDRGRYTFNYLYTPDRLRMPSVTDDAGRSDVAFADAVALAAPRLAAAAKAGRVGIIGGGRLSDEEAFALQKFARDVLGTNNIDHRAHAQKFASPARFGAHLTDLDDASLILMFGALTPEQAPILDLRIRRAVARRHAKLVYVGPYRPELPVEAHYVEYPPAEIAGLFDKLADVVHHGKEEPADGFVAEIAKELTSSEKIVAIHDGHDPRSAEALERLMETLHRYDHPVGVLVVGATGNARGAEAAGCVPNLGPGYAAASGAPGMTTSQMLAAAAEGKLDALLVVGANPALTFSDGDLARRAFEKIPFLAVADQVMTETAAYADVVFAAASFAEKRGHVTNLEGRRQAFAAAIDPPIQVRDDAQLIAALAGAIGRGDALSADPDVLFAQLGQAETAAHSAHVHGAGLARPSADTPPALANAGDGTFTVIPVPHLYAGGGGVAFDPGTAGMRPAPYAVFHPSDASRVGVADGDRVTLTGKGGSIDVATRIAHDVRQGFVLVLAGMPEAPVNKLLDESGFGRVTAAGSGVEAQASA
- the nuoE gene encoding NADH-quinone oxidoreductase subunit NuoE, which encodes MTPQREKRGGELIARYPDRRSALIPFLQFCQEEDGSVTDQAIADAAELVRLTPAEVESIASFYSLLFRHPVGKHVIQVCRTLACMLRGADDLQAHIKKRLGVGHLETTADGMFTYEEVECLAACDKAPCLQHNLEYVYDVTPATFDALLDQWRAQSSTASPLPAE
- the nuoI gene encoding NADH-quinone oxidoreductase subunit NuoI, producing MNFFDAVRGIVTGHATTLKYLFKKKSTIDYPREPYPHPERFRGVHELRKYDDGLERCIGCELCAVACPANAITVIGAENDPANPTSPGERYGYRYEIDMLRCIFCGWCEEACPTDAIVLTPRFDIADYTRERLIFGKDKLLVKDQFIQHMANTESAVQTDPGVTPAPVQPSAPDGGAA
- the nuoK gene encoding NADH-quinone oxidoreductase subunit NuoK, which translates into the protein MPQVPLTDYLTLAAVLFVIGLVGFLVRRNPITMLMSVELMWNAGNLAFAAFARNFGDMSGQIFVFIVITVAAAEAAIALAIVVMVFRHRAEVDVDDISVMRG
- a CDS encoding NADH-quinone oxidoreductase subunit J, whose amino-acid sequence is MLVLYWVCAAVLVFTAIAVVSSRQPVHSVVGLIVNFAALAVLFLTLSAEFLAMMQIIIYAGAILVLFLFVIALLTIGNQPVDRGEGRLAFQTVPSILSGIAALALMAIGVRAAWAASAASPPADFGTVPSFGQELLTTHLFAFEATAVILLVAIIGVVLMAGRKEVRF